CTGGTACGCCACAACCACCGCAAAATGTAAAAGCTTTAATTAGCGATCGCAGCGCAATAATTCAATTTGATCCACCAGTAAATTATCGTTTGGCTCAAGTTTCTAACTATGAAATTAAGAATATTCAAACTGGTGAATTAATTAATGCGACTGAAAGCCCAGTTATCTTCAAGGGCTTAAAAAACGGGGTTAAATACACTTTCTCAGTTTCTGCAACAAATTCATTGGGAACATCAAATGCCGTAAATTCAAATTCGATCATTCCAGAGGCTGCCTGGAAAAGCACAACTGTTGATGGCGCCTCCGATGCGAAATATCTTGCAACAGCTACTTATGCTGGAAAACCAGTAATCGCCTACAGCGATAGCAAGAATGGAGATATCAAGCTTGCCACTTTCTCCAATAATAAATGGGGAATCAAAACAATTGATGGTAACTCGACTGCATTTGGTAGAACTACAAATGATGTCTCAGGCTATGTATCAATTTGTACATCCGTTACGGGCAAAACAAATTACTTACATCTTTTTTATGCTGATTTAAAAGATAAAGATCTTAGATATGCAGTTTACGATGGCAAGAGTTGGTATTACGAAATTGTTGATGGTGATGCACCAGCTATTCAAGATTACAAAGAATTTCCTAGAAAACGTGGCGGATCTGACGTGAGTGTTTCAAGTGCTTGTGCTGTTACAAGTGCGGGTATCCAAGTGTTTTATCGTGATGAGTCTCAAGGAATTTTATTGGGAGCAGTTAAAGACAAGCTCGATTGGCGTTATGAAATTGTTGATGGTGATAAAGATACCGAGGATAGAACCACGGGCGATGTTGCATTCCATTTAAAGTCAGTAACAGTAGGCAAGAAAATTCATCTAATTTACGATTCCGTTCGTGGTTTTGATATGGATCGAAACGTCACTAGAAGTGACATGAGATATGCAACTAGAAGTAGCGCTTTTGTTGAAGACTGGAGTTATAAAACCTTGGATGTTCCAGGCAATGGTATTTCAGTTGCAGGATTTGATGTCGGTATTTCTAATGGTGCTAAAGGAGTAAATGTTGGTTGGTTTACAGGAAGTGGTGCATCATTTCCTAACCCGAATCAGATTAGATACCAGGTATTGGGTGCTAATACATTTACTGATGTAACCACCTCTGAGTATGGAATTCCTAATTCACCACTAACCATTGATGACAAAACAATCATGTTTGGATGTCAATTAAGACTTTGTGCTTTGAATAGATCTAATGGCTCAGTTGATTTAATCTCTAGCGCAACTGTTCAATCTGGATCTTCTAGTAGCTGGATAACTTTAAATAAAATCAGATACGCCGTTGCTGGCGTATCTGGGAAATTAACTCTGCTTAAACCTTAAGCCAGGCTATTACTTAGCGTTACGGCGTTGAATTCTGGTCTTTTTAAGAAGTTTCTTATGCTTCTTCTTAGCCATTCGCTTACGACGCTTCTTAATTACTGAACCCATTTTGCTCCTTTATAGATACTAACTATGGCTAAAGATTACTAGTTAACGACTACTAAACCAAAACTTACACCCGAATCGGTGATTACAACTGTTCCTATTTCATTATTTGAGGTGATTGCAACTGCCGGGGCAGCTAATGTGTAAGCAGACAAGAGTTCACCTTTCTTGCCTAATTCCAGCAGTACTGCAGTAGAACTCTTTGGCTTCCAAGCAGTTATATTCTTAATCGCACCAGCTGAAACAAAAGTTGCCCATGAGTTCTTGCTCGCAGTTGCTAGCGCAGTGGATTTTGAAAGATACCTGACATTCCATACGGGCTTGTTAAGAGCAGAAAACTTAGTTACAGCTGCCTCAGTTTTATTGGAGTAACTCACTTTGCCTGCTTGTAATAATCCTGAATCTATCGAACTCCAGTTTCTTGTTGTGCTCTTTAAAGTAGCTCTTGCAACCTGTTGAAGTGCTCCTGTTGATGAAATCTCTAAGGTCACAGCATCTGCCTTGCTCAGTGGTTTCACTTTCATTAGTAGCTCACCACTTGTTCCAACAGCAGTTATCGTGCCATCAGAATTAATGATTGCATCATTGAGTGAAGTGCTTTTGCTACCTACTTTAATGATTGGCGAGAAGGTTCCAGATTTTGTAGCTGAAGTAGAAAAGCCTGAAACTAGATTCTTCTCATAAAGATTTCCGACGACCAGTAAATTACTTCCTGAGATAAGAATTTTCTTGGGATTTACTATATTTTCTGATAAAAACTCAAATGAATTTAGTAAGTTTCCAGTATTACTTACCTGCCAAATCTTTATCCGCTTAAGCGGGGTTGCAGTTTGTTGCCGTGGATCAATAATCACATTGTCGGGGTTTAGTACTTTTGCTGGTGTTGGTGATGTAGTAGCTGTTACAGGTGAAGATGATGCACCAAGCACCCAGATACTGCCATCGTTATCAATTGCAGCTGCAGTAGCTATTTCATCACTTGCTCCCCCTAGCCGCAAGTTCCACATCGGGGCGCCAATAGATGAGTAGCTGGTAATAAAACCATCGCTAAGCCCGCCTAACGCACCATTAATCCAAGTAGAGCTAGGTGATTCAGTGGTTCCAACTAACAAAATACTTACTGGTGTAAGCAAAACATCACTTACTTGATCTGATTTTGTGTAAGGCAATTCAATTAATGATTTAGTCACTTTCATTGTTGCCGCATTCACTGGATAAGGCAAAGATGCAACAACTAATATGAATAGAGCAAAGATTTTCCTCAAGCTAACTCCTGCGCTCTTTTTTTAGCAGCAGACATTGCTTGTAAAACCAGTACATCAAAATTATTATCTGAAAAAACTTCTAATGCCGCAGCAGTAGTCCCCTTGGGGCTTGTTACATTCTTTCGTAATGTTTGGGCGTCTAAACCACTTTCTTTAAGCATTGCAGCTGATCCAGAGATGGTTTCAATTGCTAGCTTGGTCGCAATTTCATTTGATAATCCAAGTTCAACGCCTGCTTTAATCATTGATTCAACAAAATTAAAGAAGTAGGCCGGTCCTGAGCCACTTAGTGCAGTTACTGCATCCAGCATCTCCTCCGCCACTATGACAACTTCACCTGATGCTAAAAATAATTGAGTTGCTAATTCCATATCCTCTTTTGAAGTTTTTGAACCCGCAGCAATGGCCGAGATTCCTTTGCCAATTTGAGCTGGAGTGTTCGGCATAACCCTCACAACCGAAACATCCGATGCTAAATGTTCTTCGATAAATTCTATTTTCTTACCAGCGGCAATTGAGATCACCAACACATTTGGTTTGAGCGTCTTCTTTAGTTCAATTAAAACAGCCTCAAGATCTTGTGGTTTTACAGCCAGAAAAATAACATCACAACTTTGGCCAATTTCTGAGATTGTTTTGATTTTTACTTTGTACTGATTGGCTAGTTCCTCTGTCTTTTCAGCGCTTTTATCGCTTATACAAATCTGATCAGAGTTGAGTGAGTGCTTAAGTAAACTTTTGATAATTGAAGAGCCCATAACGCCAACACCAATAAAGCCAATGCATTTATTTGTCATTAGAGTGCTCATACTTAAAGCCTACCCAATTAGTCATTAACCATACTTAACCCTTAAACTATGGCGCTATGGCTACGAAAAAAAGAGTGAATTCAAAGTTTTCTAAGAATGAGGTAGCTCCTAATTTTGCGCGAGATTGGGTTGAGTTTGAAAACCCAGCAAATCCTGAGGAAATATTCAAGTGTGATTTAACTTGGCTAACCTCATACTGGCAATGTATTTACGGAAATGGTTGCTGTGGAATTGATGGCGATAAACCAGATGCTGGTTGTTGTTCAGATGGTGCTTATTACACCGGCAAAGAAGATGAAGATCGAGTTTTAAAAGCTGCTAAGAAATTAACTAAGGCGCAATGGCAATTTTATGACCAAGCACGACCAAAGAAATCTGGCGGCAAATTACAAATTTCTGAGATCGGTTTAGATAAGGATCGCAAGACTAGAAAAGTTAAAGACTCTTGTATCTTTTTAAATCGTGTTGGTTATGAAGCACCTGGCTACTCTGGATCATTTGGTTGCGTGCTACATCATTTAGCGGTTAAAGATCAGGTTCACTTTGTGGAGACCAAGCCAGATATTTGTTGGCAATTGCCACTACGCAGATCATGGGAAACCCGTGAAATTGGTGATGAAGAAATTACGGTAGTAGTAATTGGTGAGTACACAAGAAATGCTTGGGGTGAAGGTGGTGCTGATTTTGATTGGTATTGCACCAGTAACTCAGAGGCTCATATTGGAAGAGATCCTGTTTACAAATCAAGCAAGGTTGAGTTACTAACCATGATGGGTCCAAAAGGTTATGCAGAGTTAGAAAAATTATGTAACAGCCGAATGGCTGCAATTTCAGCAGCGCGCAAGGCCCAGAAAAAGCGTGAACTTCCACTCTTTGTGATCCATCCTGCGACTAAGGCTGCACAAGAAAGCAGATAGTCAGTCCTTGCCATTAGATTAACGCCATGGCAAAAGCACCTGCGAAAGATCCATTCCGTTGTGTTGAGTGTGGTTGGAGTGCCACTAAATGGGTTGGTAGATGCGGTGAATGTCAGGCTTGGGGCAGCGTTGAAGAAATAGCAGCGCCGAAGAAATTATCACTTGTTGCCGGTTCAGTAACTTCAGCTGCCAAACCAATTGGTGATGTTGATTTAGCAAGTGCAAAGGCTAGAAGCAGTGGTGTTGGTGAATTAGATCGCGTGCTTGGTGGCGGATTAGTACC
The Candidatus Nanopelagicus limnes DNA segment above includes these coding regions:
- a CDS encoding fibronectin type III domain-containing protein produces the protein MPFCLNIADRSATGMEQSSQTVSLAPVRLQSIFTSTFLFTSLLIAPISIPNSTALGIKVAPANTGFIYASGKSTSIQSTPRLPSANLEKKSNFLINFNTVPSFARASIQTAVDVWAENFSSSVPVNVNVKWGSSSSYGVLASASSKNNFSNFTGAPDKTLYYASALANALAGKDLDPTNPEIEISITSSAPWYYGTDGKCPPRSYDLVSVILHEMGHGLGFISGSYYDVFSGYGRIDQPTPFDAYAQLPDGRRLSDMPSPSLETGKAMTTDLVWSGQNAVKANGGIKPKLYTPTTYEPGSSVAHLDERTFSQTGENAVMTPNLDAGEVFHLPGSLLLALFEDLRQKPPAGIASGTPQPPQNVKALISDRSAIIQFDPPVNYRLAQVSNYEIKNIQTGELINATESPVIFKGLKNGVKYTFSVSATNSLGTSNAVNSNSIIPEAAWKSTTVDGASDAKYLATATYAGKPVIAYSDSKNGDIKLATFSNNKWGIKTIDGNSTAFGRTTNDVSGYVSICTSVTGKTNYLHLFYADLKDKDLRYAVYDGKSWYYEIVDGDAPAIQDYKEFPRKRGGSDVSVSSACAVTSAGIQVFYRDESQGILLGAVKDKLDWRYEIVDGDKDTEDRTTGDVAFHLKSVTVGKKIHLIYDSVRGFDMDRNVTRSDMRYATRSSAFVEDWSYKTLDVPGNGISVAGFDVGISNGAKGVNVGWFTGSGASFPNPNQIRYQVLGANTFTDVTTSEYGIPNSPLTIDDKTIMFGCQLRLCALNRSNGSVDLISSATVQSGSSSSWITLNKIRYAVAGVSGKLTLLKP
- a CDS encoding 30S ribosomal protein bS22 — encoded protein: MGSVIKKRRKRMAKKKHKKLLKKTRIQRRNAK
- the proC gene encoding pyrroline-5-carboxylate reductase, which translates into the protein MSTLMTNKCIGFIGVGVMGSSIIKSLLKHSLNSDQICISDKSAEKTEELANQYKVKIKTISEIGQSCDVIFLAVKPQDLEAVLIELKKTLKPNVLVISIAAGKKIEFIEEHLASDVSVVRVMPNTPAQIGKGISAIAAGSKTSKEDMELATQLFLASGEVVIVAEEMLDAVTALSGSGPAYFFNFVESMIKAGVELGLSNEIATKLAIETISGSAAMLKESGLDAQTLRKNVTSPKGTTAAALEVFSDNNFDVLVLQAMSAAKKRAQELA